TCTGGCTGCCGAGCGAGGCGGTCCCGAACCAGGCGCACAGCGGCGACGCGCCGCTCGTCGCCGCGGTCGTCGGTGCGCTCGTGGTCGTCGCGGTCGCGCTCGAGGTGCGTCGCGGCACCATGAACGGCGCGACGATCGCGCTGCTCGGCGTGTTGAGCGCGATCTGCGGACTGCTCCGACTGCTCGAGCTGCCCGGCGGCGGCAACGGGATCTTCTTCCTCGCGGTGCTCGCGGGCGTCGCCTTCGGGCCCCGCTTCGGCCTGCTGCTCGGGCTGTGCGCGATGGCGGTGTCGGCCGTCATCACCGGCGGGATCGGCCCGTGGTTGCCGTTCCAGATGCTCGGGCTCGCGTGGATGACGGGCGGCGCGGGGCTGCTCGGTCGCGTCACCGCGACGACGCGCCCGCGCACCGAGGTGATCGTCGTCGCGGTGTACGGCTGGTGCTGGGGCTTCCTCTACGGGGCGATCATGAACCTCTGGTTCTGGCCCTTCGAGCGCGACATGGGCCCGCTGTCGTGGCAGCCGGGCATGGGGCTCGGCACGACGCTGCACCACTACTGGTCGTTCTACGTCGCGACGTCACTCGGGTGGGACGCCGCCGGCGCGATCGTCAACGCGGTGCTGATCCTCGTGCTCGGCGTCCCGTTGCTCCGCACGCTGCGCCGGTTCGCGCACCGGCTCGAGCCGGTCGTCGAGCTGGAACCCGACGACACGGCGTCGGCCCGCGTTCAGGCCGCGTGACCGGCCATCCACGACGCGTAGAGACGCGCGTACCGGCCGCCGCGCGCGACGAGCTCGTCGTGGGAGCCGAGCTCCACGAGCCGGCCGTCGTCAACGACCGCGATCCGGTCCGCGCGCGCCGCGGTCGACAGGCGGTGCGCGACGACCACGACCGTCCGTCCCTCCGTGAGCTGCTCGAGCGCGCGCTCGACGGTGCGCTCGGTCCCGGGGTCGAGGTTCGAGGTCGCCTCGTCGAGCACGAGCACGGTCGGATCGGCGAGCGCGGCGCGCACGAGTGACACGAGCTGGCGCTCGCCCGCGGACAGTCGCGACCCGCGCTCACGGACCTCGGTGTCGAGACCTTCGGGGAGCTCCTCGAACCGCTCGCGCAGGTCGAGCGCGTCGACGGCGGCTTCGATCTCGGCGTCGGTCGCGTCGGGCTTGCCGATCCGGATGTTGTCGCGCACCGTGCCGGCGAACAGGAACCCCTCCTGCGGGACGACGACGATCCGCTCGCGCAGCGACCGCAGCGACGCGTGGCGCAGGTCGACGCCGCCGAAGCGCACCTCGCCGTCACGCGGGTCGTAGAACCGCACGAGGAGCTTGGCGAGGGTGGACTTCCCGGCGCCCGTCGGACCGACGAGCGCGAGCCGCTCGCCCGGCGCGACCCGCAGCGTGACGTCGCGCAGGACGAGGTCGCCGATCCCCTCGCCGTCGCGTGAGCCGTACGCGAAGGACACCCGCGACACCTCGAGCGCCCCGGAGTCGGGCAGCTCGACCGGGTCGTCGGGCTCGTCGATCGTGGTCTGCACGTCGAGAAGGCCGAACACCTTGTACAGGCCGGCCCCCGCCTGCTGCACGGTGTTGTACTGCTGGCTCAGCTGCTGGATCGGGTCGAACAGGTTGTTGAGGTAGAGGACGAACGCGGCGATCGTGCCGACGCTGACCCCCCACCCCAGCGCGTGGAACCAGCCGCCGAGCCCGATGATGAGCGCGATCCCGACGACGCCCGTGAACTCCACCGCCGGGAAGTACGTCGACGAGATCCGCACCGTCTCCATGTGCGCGTCGAACTGCGCCTCGTTCGTGTTCCAGAAGCGCCGCGTCCACGCGCGTTCGCGCGCGAACGCCTGTACGACCCGCACGCCCGCGAGCCCCTCCTGCAGCGTCGCCATGTTCGTGCCGATCCGGTCGCGCACCTCGAGATACGCGCGGTTCGACTCGCGGCGGAACCACGCGGTCGCCCACGCGAGCGGCGGGACGAGCACGAGCGTGCAGGCCGCGAGCAGCGGGCTCAGCGCGAGGACTGCGATGACCGCGCCGACGAACAGCAGCGCGTTCTGGACGATCGACACGAGACCTTGCGACACGAGGTCCTGGAGCGAGTCGATGTCG
This genomic stretch from Acidimicrobiia bacterium harbors:
- a CDS encoding ABC transporter ATP-binding protein, which produces MAGRDETLTRDEARHVVRRTARLLRPYRRSIVVAVVLLVGQAACLLAGPALVGRGIDAGLNKHNAGALDAAAAMFLVVALLGLALGRQVIWSVTRVAETFLRDLRVGVFRHLTDLGMDFYEREKTGQLVARMTSDIDSLQDLVSQGLVSIVQNALLFVGAVIAVLALSPLLAACTLVLVPPLAWATAWFRRESNRAYLEVRDRIGTNMATLQEGLAGVRVVQAFARERAWTRRFWNTNEAQFDAHMETVRISSTYFPAVEFTGVVGIALIIGLGGWFHALGWGVSVGTIAAFVLYLNNLFDPIQQLSQQYNTVQQAGAGLYKVFGLLDVQTTIDEPDDPVELPDSGALEVSRVSFAYGSRDGEGIGDLVLRDVTLRVAPGERLALVGPTGAGKSTLAKLLVRFYDPRDGEVRFGGVDLRHASLRSLRERIVVVPQEGFLFAGTVRDNIRIGKPDATDAEIEAAVDALDLRERFEELPEGLDTEVRERGSRLSAGERQLVSLVRAALADPTVLVLDEATSNLDPGTERTVERALEQLTEGRTVVVVAHRLSTAARADRIAVVDDGRLVELGSHDELVARGGRYARLYASWMAGHAA
- a CDS encoding ECF transporter S component — its product is MSVRGRPVVVYALMLVVGSAAFLYPFWLPSEAVPNQAHSGDAPLVAAVVGALVVVAVALEVRRGTMNGATIALLGVLSAICGLLRLLELPGGGNGIFFLAVLAGVAFGPRFGLLLGLCAMAVSAVITGGIGPWLPFQMLGLAWMTGGAGLLGRVTATTRPRTEVIVVAVYGWCWGFLYGAIMNLWFWPFERDMGPLSWQPGMGLGTTLHHYWSFYVATSLGWDAAGAIVNAVLILVLGVPLLRTLRRFAHRLEPVVELEPDDTASARVQAA